The Streptomyces sp. NL15-2K genome contains a region encoding:
- a CDS encoding TetR/AcrR family transcriptional regulator, protein MAEMHEPQQQRSREKVARILEATASLLETTSYDDLGTKLIAAEAGVSVGVLYRYFADKEAIVASLVRSWLQLDVQIAERVTSEPLPERSQDLLDKLITAYADRFRKEPGYRRIWYHGPRIASLRADTQQTDREIADRIHRALVRGYAMPDTDESRRRGRLAVEVGSNLLGLAFRDDPMGDTEILADAALMMDRYLFAPPTSSD, encoded by the coding sequence ATGGCCGAGATGCACGAGCCGCAGCAGCAACGCAGTCGAGAGAAGGTCGCCCGCATCCTTGAGGCGACAGCTTCTCTGCTGGAGACGACCTCCTACGACGATCTGGGCACCAAGCTGATCGCGGCCGAGGCCGGAGTGTCGGTCGGCGTGCTGTACCGGTACTTCGCTGACAAAGAGGCGATCGTCGCCTCCCTGGTGCGCAGTTGGCTTCAGCTGGATGTGCAGATCGCCGAGCGCGTCACGAGCGAGCCTCTGCCCGAACGCTCGCAGGACCTGTTGGACAAGCTGATCACTGCCTACGCCGACCGCTTCCGCAAAGAGCCCGGCTACCGTCGGATCTGGTACCACGGACCGCGCATCGCGTCATTGCGAGCCGACACCCAGCAGACCGATCGGGAGATCGCTGACCGGATTCACCGGGCCCTCGTCCGCGGGTATGCGATGCCGGACACCGACGAATCACGTCGCCGGGGTCGGCTCGCTGTCGAGGTCGGAAGCAACCTCCTCGGCCTCGCCTTCCGCGACGACCCCATGGGGGACACCGAGATCCTTGCCGACGCAGCACTCATGATGGATCGCTACCTCTTCGCCCCACCAACCAGCTCGGATTGA
- a CDS encoding MFS transporter — translation MFLSRGITRTKLGPNFQRVWASVTVSSLGDGMRFVALPLLAAQLTSDPRQVTFVYVAEQLPLLLFGLLSGAIADRFDRRRILWVVDAVRAVIVGVLAVAVAVHAMTVLLLAGTGFLLGLGQTLYNGAWSGIVPTLVASPDLTRANARLQSGSLITDTLLGTPLGALLFGVCATLPFAVDAVSFAAAAVLALTLSGDFRPRPQTTPNPWRTLLDDTTQGVRWLWQQPLLRRLCLTSGITNFVGGGLIAILVLYARQTLGLNSLGFALLVASFAVGGVAGAMATPRLSARYGTPRVLRLAAAVTAGTAVAAGAASSGLIAGACIAAYGAANLAWNVTAVSLRQALVPAHLLGRVGMAYQMVIGAGITLGAVLAGLEADSFGLRAPFYIGGALLLAASLISMRPASNDTPTPRGSTGSRVHTVRRRTGDTQATEPECDR, via the coding sequence ATGTTTTTATCCAGAGGCATCACGCGCACGAAGCTCGGGCCGAATTTCCAGCGCGTCTGGGCCTCGGTGACCGTCTCCAGCCTCGGCGACGGGATGCGTTTCGTCGCTTTGCCGCTGCTTGCGGCTCAGCTCACCTCCGATCCTCGTCAGGTCACCTTCGTCTATGTGGCCGAACAGCTGCCCCTGCTGCTGTTCGGCCTCCTCTCGGGCGCCATAGCGGACCGCTTCGACCGCCGCCGCATCCTGTGGGTCGTCGACGCTGTCCGAGCCGTGATCGTCGGGGTGCTCGCCGTCGCGGTGGCAGTGCACGCGATGACGGTGCTTCTGCTGGCCGGCACCGGTTTCCTTCTTGGGCTTGGGCAGACCCTCTACAACGGAGCCTGGTCAGGCATCGTGCCGACGCTGGTTGCCTCCCCGGACCTGACGCGCGCCAACGCCCGTCTGCAGTCCGGTTCTCTCATCACCGACACCCTCCTCGGCACCCCGCTCGGCGCGTTGCTCTTCGGGGTCTGCGCCACGCTTCCCTTCGCCGTCGATGCGGTGTCGTTCGCGGCCGCTGCCGTACTGGCCCTGACGCTGAGCGGCGACTTCCGTCCACGGCCGCAAACCACACCAAACCCTTGGAGGACGTTGCTCGACGACACGACTCAGGGGGTGCGCTGGCTCTGGCAGCAGCCGTTGCTCCGTCGCCTCTGCCTGACGTCTGGGATCACGAACTTCGTAGGTGGGGGTCTCATCGCCATTCTGGTGCTCTACGCCCGGCAGACCCTGGGCCTGAACAGTCTCGGATTCGCCCTGTTGGTCGCCTCCTTCGCGGTCGGAGGCGTAGCGGGAGCGATGGCGACCCCTCGCCTGAGCGCCCGCTACGGAACCCCTCGAGTTTTGCGGCTGGCGGCTGCCGTCACGGCAGGCACCGCAGTGGCTGCCGGCGCGGCCTCCTCGGGCCTCATCGCCGGCGCGTGCATCGCTGCCTACGGAGCGGCGAACCTGGCATGGAACGTGACCGCAGTGTCCCTCCGCCAGGCACTCGTCCCTGCTCACTTACTGGGGCGCGTCGGCATGGCCTACCAGATGGTCATCGGCGCCGGAATCACGCTCGGCGCTGTTCTCGCGGGCCTTGAAGCCGACTCCTTCGGGCTTCGCGCCCCCTTCTATATCGGGGGCGCTCTGCTACTCGCCGCAAGCTTGATCAGCATGCGTCCCGCGAGCAACGACACTCCAACACCACGTGGCTCGACGGGATCAAGGGTTCATACAGTCCGACGACGCACTGGAGATACACAAGCGACTGAGCCGGAGTGTGACCGATGA
- a CDS encoding IS110 family transposase, whose product MLLIGDDWAEDHHDVEVQDEAGRKLAVARLSEGVEGIAKLHELVARHGGEDLDPAGVVIGIETDRGSWVQALIASGYRVYAINPRQAARFKERYGSSGAKSDKGDAHALADMVRIDRDQLRPVAGDSEQAQAVKVVARAHQTLIWERTRTFQRLRSTLREYFPAALHAYADLTLTSTDALELLIKAPTPAAGAKLTRTQITAVLARARRHNRDAKAATIITALRERQLGLPEPVTAAYAATATAHAKLLIALNEQITDLEGQVKAHFLKHPDAEIYLSMPGIAEITGARVLAEFGDDPTRYASAKARKNYAGTSPITRASGKSHTVQARYVRNNRLADALQTQAFSALRASPGARRYYDKQRAREAGYNPALRQLGNRLVGILHGCLKTRTLYDEATAWSHHAHTPAT is encoded by the coding sequence TTGCTGCTGATCGGCGATGACTGGGCCGAAGACCACCATGATGTCGAGGTCCAGGACGAGGCGGGCCGGAAACTGGCCGTGGCGAGGCTGTCCGAGGGCGTGGAGGGGATCGCGAAGCTGCACGAGCTCGTTGCGAGGCACGGCGGCGAGGACCTTGATCCGGCCGGGGTGGTGATCGGGATCGAGACCGACCGTGGTTCGTGGGTGCAGGCGCTGATCGCCTCCGGCTACCGGGTCTATGCCATCAACCCCCGGCAGGCCGCCCGGTTCAAGGAGCGGTACGGCTCCTCCGGTGCCAAGAGCGACAAGGGCGACGCGCACGCGCTGGCCGACATGGTCCGCATCGACCGGGACCAGCTGCGTCCGGTGGCCGGGGACAGCGAGCAGGCCCAGGCCGTCAAGGTCGTCGCCCGCGCCCACCAGACCTTGATCTGGGAACGCACCCGCACGTTCCAGCGGCTGCGCAGCACGCTGCGCGAGTACTTCCCCGCCGCCCTGCACGCCTACGCGGATCTCACGCTGACCAGCACGGACGCGCTAGAACTGCTGATCAAGGCCCCCACCCCGGCGGCCGGGGCAAAGCTGACCCGCACCCAGATCACCGCCGTCCTGGCCCGCGCCCGCCGGCACAACCGGGACGCGAAGGCAGCCACGATCATCACCGCGCTGCGCGAGAGGCAACTCGGCCTGCCCGAGCCGGTCACCGCCGCCTACGCGGCCACCGCCACCGCCCACGCGAAGCTGCTGATCGCGCTGAACGAGCAGATAACCGACCTGGAAGGGCAGGTGAAGGCCCATTTTCTGAAGCACCCGGACGCTGAGATCTACCTCTCGATGCCCGGCATCGCGGAGATCACCGGCGCCCGGGTGCTCGCCGAGTTCGGGGACGACCCCACCCGCTACGCGTCCGCGAAGGCCCGCAAGAACTACGCCGGCACCAGCCCGATCACCCGGGCTTCCGGCAAGAGCCACACCGTCCAGGCCCGCTACGTCCGCAACAACCGCCTCGCCGACGCGCTGCAGACCCAGGCGTTCTCCGCCCTGCGGGCATCACCCGGCGCCCGTCGCTACTACGACAAGCAACGCGCCCGCGAAGCCGGTTACAACCCGGCCCTGCGCCAACTCGGCAACCGCCTCGTCGGCATCCTCCACGGATGCCTCAAGACCCGAACCCTCTACGACGAAGCGACCGCCTGGTCACACCACGCCCACACCCCTGCCACTTGA